From Amaranthus tricolor cultivar Red isolate AtriRed21 chromosome 4, ASM2621246v1, whole genome shotgun sequence:
CACTTATAAATTTGGATGACCCAGTTCTGTTATTTGATCTGATCCTTTCTTGCTGTATTTAAGTTGTCTTGCTATTATATCAAGTGGGGTTCTTTGAATTTTATGCCTCAAGATTGCTGCTTTAATTCTTAGGTGCTCAATATTgtttttttgattgaatttgacttttttgtGTTATTAGATTTTGTGGGTATGAGAAATGTGGATCTGGGTGTGATTACtttatgagatttttttttgctttttaggGTTCTGCAAAGACTCCATTGACTGAAGTGAAGACTTGATTTTGTGTGAAAAGGTTGGTAGCTTTCAATTTTGGTTTGTTCATAAGGCAATCTATCCGTTTCTAATTCGGATTTTACATTAAATTTGGTGTTGGGTTGCTAGATTTGTTGCAATTTTTTGTTTGATCTAtttaatttttccttatatGGGTCTTGTGATCTTGTTGCTTTTAATTGATTTAGTTATAGTTGGAAAGCTTGTTTGATGGGACAAAAGTAGAAAGAGAATGATATTTTCTTCCATGATTTGTGTGCGGATTTTCCTGCCACTTGTCTTGGTTTACATTCTCTTTTTATAGGTAATAAAGGGATTATAATGAGATGCTTTTTAGAATGAAATTCTGGATAATATGTGAGAATTATAGGAGTACTAATTAATCAGGAatttagttaaataaacttgCTGTTTGTGTTTCAtcttattgtgtagaaatgggaGCTCAAGGTTCAAAACTTGGAACATGCTGCTTGGGTTCACCTAAGACTGCAGTGCTTGAGGTTCCTGATGTTGGTGAGTCAAGTTTctaattttgaattatctttGCTTATTTTTCGCGGTGCAGAATTTGAAGGCTGGAATTTAAGTGACAGGTAATGAGGAGGATAATGGACTTAGTTTACCTGCATTCCGCGAATTTACATATGAGCAACTTAAAAACGCCACATCAAGTTTTGCAGTTGAGAACATTGTGTCGGAGCATGGTGAAAAGGCTCCAAATGTGGTGTATAAAGGGAAGCTAGAGAACCAAACAAGGATAGCTGTTAAGCGCTTCAATAGAAGTGCGTGGCCTGATGCTCGTCAATTCTTGGTATAAATTTTGTCTTATCACTCGTCTCTTCAAAATTCCTTCCATGTTTTACATTTCAAGCATTTGGTTCTTCATCTATAAGATTGTCGTGTCTTGTGTTCGATCCGTACCCGAATCTACGTATCTTGCTATCCTAGTATGTTGGCTCTTATACtttcttttgtttattgatcaGATTTCGACATAATTTTACTCACTATGTGTGCTTTACATAAACATAATTTATAAGCTCTCTAATTGGAAACTTACTTACATTGCTTAAATAACATTGTTCTTTTACATTTACAGGAAGAGGCTCGGTCTGTTGGTCAGCTTCGAAATCAAAAGTTGGCAAATTTGCTTGGTTGTTGTTGTGAAAATGATGAGAGATTGCTTGTGGCAGAGTATATGCCTAATAGTACCCTAGCAAAACATCTTTTTCATTGTAAGTATATGGATGGTGTAACTATAGTGATATTTCCAACTTGCCTACCTTGTTGAATATAGTGCAATAGGGCCGATTCTTAGCATAATCGAGGTAGCTAACCACCTAAGGCCCCTAAAAGTAAGGGGTTTCAATTATTAAATGGTGCTATTCAGGCCCGGTTCTAGGCAacactttttaagtgatttgtctgtagactttttttatatttgaagtagtTTTAGAATATAATGTTACACTTTTTAAGAACCCCATTTTGAAACATATCGTAAAAATAAATAGGGCCTCTAAAATCTTTTTTCTGCCCCTGTTGTGTAAGCAGGGTGTAGTTTTAGAGTTTGAGATTCTTCTAGATTCTTAAATGTTCATTGGCACTCAATTTGGTAGGGGATGCACAACCAATGAAGTGGGCAATGCGGCTGAGGGTTGTTTTTCATCTTGCTCAAGCTTTGGAATATTGTACAACCAGAGGTCGTTCACTCTATCATGACCTTAATGCATACAGAATTCTGTTTGATGCGGTAAATAAATCATCCATTGATTTTTAAAGCTTATAGATATAGATTCTATAGATCAAATATTCCACTCTATTGGACTAAATTAATGTTTGAATTCTTGCAGGATTGTAACCCCAGACTTTCTTGCTTTGGCTTAATGAAAAATAGTCGAGATGGGAAAAGTTACAGTACAAATCTTGCCTTCACTCCTCCAGAGTATTTGAGAACTGGTATCTTTTGTTCTCCCTCCCCATGCCTCACTTTGTTCAGATATCAAAACACAAATTCATGTCTCATTTTACCAATGTGGATgctattgttgatattttaatggaataGAATTTTTCTGAACTCAAAGTTTAGGGAATCTTGTTAACCTAATATTTTCTATTCAAGTTGATTCTTTAACTCTATATACTTCTATTCCTAATATTTTCGGTACATAGAAGTTCTTGTTAGGTGTATTCTGTAATGAGAATCACCAAGTGTTTTTTGTCACATTCAAAGAATTCCAAGTACTAACTTATTTAGATTGATGTCTAATACTCAACTGACATAATTCCAAGTTCTTGTTAGGTGTATTGTGTAAATGAGGAATGAAAGGGGTAGATCATATATCGAATATTGAATCTGATTTAATTGACATGAGGATATTTAATTTGTGAAGTACTCATTTGCTGTTATAGCAACTGAAAAGAATGATCAACTGCTTTCAGTTTGGTTAGACTACATCATACATTCATACTTAGGCGAAATGGATCTGATGTCTTCCTTGTGGGGTTTTTCTCTTCGCTTCCAATATTGCTTGACCATATGAAAATGGGAAGTGCTACAAGGGAAAATCATATCATTGCGAGTATTATCTGCTAGGCTGCTACTGATGGTTTACACTTTGCACTTCGAATCACGCTTACACAAAATAAATCTTCACTTCAAATCTTTTTGTTACACAGATTGGTACTCCAACcgtttatatattttatcagTCCTAAAGAGTGtaaatagtgcaaaaacaaggttgGGTCGTGTTGTATCATTCATGTTGTAATTATTATAAACTTACTAAATCAATATCACCCAGGTTGTTACCACAAGTCCACAATCATGACCGTCaaagcttttttgcactttggAGTTATACCTGAGGATGATATCCTTTCTTGATTATCTATTTctcataattttaataaacttttTCCAGCTCCTTCCAAAGATTTCAATTTCCTGTGAGATTGGAACTTTTGAAACAACTGATCTCTGTTGATTTTGTCTGTAAGACTTTTGGGTAAGATTTCTATGTGTGGAGTATGGAATTCTCATGGCCATGCCAATTATGATATCATTGTAATAGATGTTTTAGATGAAGAGTGTAGCCAGTTGTGAAATCCATATTCTTATCTCATCACGTTTCGTAAAAATACTTGGGATTTGAGAATTAGTATGATATATGATCGATCCTTTAGATTAGATGGCAACATAATCCCTCAATACTATAAAATTATCTATATATTCCTAGCAAGATTCTAATTGtattattgtttatattatcTCTTGGTTATAGGGAGAATAACTCCAGAGAGTGTAATATATAGCTTTGGTACTCTGCTGCTTGACCTCATTAGTGGAAAGCACATTCCCCCAAGTCATGTAAGTACACATTTATTTCCTCTTCATTTGGATCTATTATTTTCTTTGGTTAAATTGCAGTGCTTACACCCTCTTCCCTGCAtgaataaaatttgaattcCGAAAAATGGTATGAAATGTGTTGGATATGCTTGACCAATATGCAATATGCATTATGCATTATGCGTATGATTGCAGGCCCTGGACTTGATAAGGGATCGAAATCTTCAGATGCTGACTGATTCTTGCTTAGAAGGACAATTTTCCAATGATGATGGTACTGAGTTGGTACGACTTGCTTCCCGATGTTTGCATTATGAGCCACAAGAACGGCCAAACACTCGGTCACTGATCTCAGCCTTGACCCCTCTTCAGAAGGAAATTGAGGTAATTTTATGACTCCAAATTTCTGATTGAGAAATAATTATGAACAtgcaaatatttatttttcatttgtatATGATATATACCCTGTGTCTATATATGTGAACCTATGGTATTCAGACTCTTGAGTTGCTCTCACACTGACATGTGATTGTATTGAGACTTTGTTACTATTTTAACCATATTATCGGATTTTGATCACCGGTATTTTAAATGACCTTTGACTCTACTTGATTATCTTTGACCTTACTCAAACTACCTAAATTAGCCTCCCATGTCTGgcttctccttctctctccatCTCCTCTGCTTATCCACCTTCTACATTCGTTCCATGGGATTATGTTGTCGCATTATCTTACCTTCGTTCCATAGAAGACACTGTCAAAATGAGAAGGCAAGGCATTTATTCTATATCTCTACTGtcataaattaaagaaataaaagaaatggATTTTTGGTTCACTTTTTCTTTTGAAACACAAGAAAATatacaaattcaaataaaaatctaCCTCATAAAATCCACTTGACATTGCTGCACAAATCCACTTTTCTTCACTTCCCATGAAGTCATTATTACTTTCAATACTATAATTTGATTGATTgaagttattaatttttgcttgtAATTACAGAGATTCAATCTTTGGACATATCACTGTTAAATTTCACACCAATAATAGTATAAGATTTATTCTTTTGATGTCTTCCCCTTGTTTGAATTGCTGGATTAGACATGATTCTTTGgattttgattagttttcaCTGTTATCTAATTTTGGCGCCGAAATTGATGAAATTAGATTTCCTTCTTTCTTGTGATGTTCACTTAATAGTGAGAGAATTGAAGGTccttatcaattttatttttgactttccTGTTGGAGGAGAAGGAGAAGCAAGGTGAGGGAGGGTAGTTTGAGTGATCTGGGCAAGATCAATAGTTAACTAAGCTACCACTATGCAGTACTTGCTTCAACATTTATATGCATCTACTTCGTTTTTTGAGTTCCATGTCCATAGTAATGACatcttataaaatttatatacagGTTCCTTCTCATGTTTTAATGGGTGTCCCGCACAGTGCTTCATCCTTGCCTCTATCTGCTCTGGGTGATGCATGTGTAAGAAGGGATTTGACTGCTATTCACGAAATCTTGGATACACTCGGATATAAAGATGACGAAGGAGTGGCTAATGAGGTTTGTACTGTTGCACATGATTCCTGTGAAGGATCGTCAATCTTCTCCTTTTTTTCCCATCATTCCTGAATTTCTGCTCTGCGTCCTGGAACATAAGTCTTTGGAGTAGTCACAGGCTAAATAGTACCCTTACTCATAGCCTACATGTTCTTCAAGGAGAGTTAATTCTATGGCGGATTGAATTTAGAGATACTGGTGCTATGAGTCTTAACTCTTAACTGACGTAGTACAAGTTATGAGACGCAATTCGAGAAATTAAAATGAACCTTAAGTGAGCCCTTTTAGCCATTGGGTTTGCCTGATGGAGAGCTTATCTTATGCACATTGCTTAATGAATAAGGATCGAGGCAATTAAGGTTTTTACACACTTTTAACtgatttgtttttgaataaattGGAAATGCTCATGTAATAGTATTCTTCTTCGAGAATCATGGGTTGTTCTAGTGGTTGAAGGATTTCCCTTCCAGCCTTGTAATGAGGGTTCGAATCTCACCATGTATAGGACGATTAGTTCCTGTTCCCTCCCTTGTCTGATGGGAGGGGAGGGCTTTTTTCTCTATTGATTCATCTCCTTGCCAAGTTGCTTATCAGCGTTTTGTTTATATCACAGCTTTCTTTTCAAATGTGGACTGATCAAATGCAGCAATCTTTGGAATCAAAGAAAAAGGGTGATAGTAGCTTCAAGCAGAAAGATTTCAAGTCTGCAATTGAACGATACACACAggttcattttcaatttcttctttcTTGCAACTAAACCACTCCTTAATATTGTGTCAAACCCGTTTATAGCAAACTTAGAGGGACAAGGAAATATATAGTTATACAGCTTGCGCACTAACATTGACCCTTTCCGTTACATGCAGTTCATTGATGGCGGTATGGTTTCTCCAACAGTTCATGCACGCCGTAGTCTCTCATATCTAATGAGCGACATGCCTCAGCCAGCATTGGAAGACGCAATGCAAGCTCAAGTGATTTCACCTGTGTGGCACATTGCTTTATACCTTCAAGCTGCCGCTCTTTTTGCCCTTGGATCAGATAACCAGGCTGAAGAGGCTCTTAAAGAGGCCACTACTCTTGAAGCCAATAGGACAGGTACTGATACAAAGTAATCGGAAACCCCTGTGAATTAACATCTTGATACTTGATCGAAATGGTGCTTTTCCCGATATACCTCAACATATGAAGCTTAAAATGGTAGAACGAGAAAGCTACGCAGCAATTCTTTTGTCGGAAGTATTTTGGCTCCATCAAACTGGCAGCATCTGAGCTGTGATATATGTCTGATGTTGAATCGAGTTTTAACAGGTTGATTAGCATGTTTTACCTACCCGTGGAGAGTTGCAAGCACAGGACATCAGAATCCTATAAACTTGTAATTTGTGTACAGTTTAAATTGTATGTGGTATTTTGAACTAAACTAAAGTGTTTCAGTTGGAACTTATGGGCGGAAGAAAATGATGGCTTCCCTTTCTCCTATCAAAACTGTGTGCAAATTGCAATGCCTTCTTTATTCTCTAGCATATATTTGACCAACTCACTATTGTTACTGATGTTTTGTTCAACATGATTTTGGCCTTGTTTTTGATAGTAAAATGAATATTAATATAAACTTTAGCGGCCCGTTTGGTAGTTGGTtttaaacggtggtaatgggaatgaaaaactaatgtaattttggttgtAAAATCTCTTAGTTACTTTGATGGTCATACTTGTCCAACTtaaatcatctcattttctttttgaaattcattccaatgcattaccttTGGAAAGGCCCGTTAATGTTTATTGGTTGGATACATTGTATTATAAATGTGTGTTGGGGGGAGGGGGTTAAGAGAACTAGTTCTTGGTCTCTTGGAGCAACTTGAATACCTCCTCAAGATAAATGTATATCTAATTGGGTCGCATCTAAACAATGTTACTTTTTTTACGAGATTGTATCATGTTTAACATTGGTTTTTTATTAACTTAAATTGCAAAGATTAATAATCAAAAGTGTTTGTCAGTACTCAACTTTGcagatttttcttttcgttaTCAAATGTCCTCTAAATGTCACTTTAAATTAAATCTTTACTcgtaaaattatttatagacatttttttttacacaaaCTAACTTTTAGtttaaaaatatgtattttaaCTTTCATGTACCACGCAACTTGAAGCTTTTAACTTGTTTAGTTTAGTACCAATGAgttcaattcaatttagttatattgcaaaatttaatttgaaagattCCATAGTTTAGTCTGCATGTTGAGCAGAAAGTTTAGAGTTCAACTCCTATTGCACACAGTCAAGAAATCCTCTCTTGACTGTGCGCATCCTTTTTACTCCCTCCTTGAGGTGAACAGGTATAATCAACCAAACCCTGTCTTATGCGAGATATTGAAAATATCCTTTGCCTTTGCCATAGTTAAGTCTAATTATACTTTCTTTGTCAGTACTATAATTGCTTCAAGTaatatttactttaattttaaaatttcgtTGCCCTCTCATAGTTTTGTTCCCTCGTccacaaacaaacaaaaaaaaacagaatTTTTAGTCACAAATCCTTCTAAATCAAATCCAAATGAATCCCAACAGAAAAGTGATTTAACTACAACACCAAATGATTTGCATGGCAAGTTATAATCCATAAGTACAGATCTCCATTTACAAGATAAAGGCAACAATAGGAGTAACTGTGATCCAACACAAAGGGAAAAACGCAGTGAGCAAGCTTTCAAAATTCTTCCCCGCCAAAGCAACAAATGATACAACGAAAGCACTACAATTAGGCAATTAGCTATCACATTTTTATCAGAGAGAAAAGATGCGGGATTATAGACTACAGACGCTGACTTGCTACCTACCATAAGACTCGGATTTAGTACATATTATTTACCTGCTCGAAATGCCTCCTTAGTTCTACCATAATACTCGGGTTTGGTTCCATGAAATGTGATAAAATTCCAGCCAAAGGCAGAACCACCAACAATATAGGTTCCAGTGATTTTGTTAATGCCCTGTGTCTGTTTTTCTAAGTTACTCCCAACCGGAAAGCGTCTTTCTTGATCAGCGGGCTTCTGAACCCAGCTTGCTCCGCTGGACACAGGAACTTTCTCTGCTTTCTGCTGCTCTCTACATAAATCCACCATAATCTTCATTTCTGCAATTTTacaatgaattttttaaaataagaatacTGACATAATTTAATGATTCGTAAAATATATAACGAAAGAAAGAGCAAGGAACATTGATTGTTCGTGAACAAGAGATAAAATCTAAGGATTTTTTCAGGTAGAAGGGACCCAGCATTCAGCGAGGCATCAGTTGACCACATAGAAATTTACACACCAAACTTCTTCATAAGTCATAACTAATGTTTTCTTAACAAGGGAAAGGAGGAAAAAAGCTAACATTTTTCTGCAGCGGCATTTGCCAACTAAACAAGACAAAAAAATACATACTAAGCAGTTTGCACAAAGCACATAACCTATGCTACTTGAACTCTTAATTTTACATAAACATGTCGAATCCTCAACATTTGTTAGTGTGTATAGACACTCGACACAACACCTTAGACAAAAAACATGCAAAAGTTTCATTATAAAACGAGAATTTccaagtccaagtaacatattTGATTCTAAAATAGAGGTACATTTAACGCTAAAAACGTAAAGAAGTGAACCTACTTTCTTGAATTCTGCCGACAGCCTCAGATGACTGAAAATTAGGAACACGAAGAACCTTCACATGGACAAGAAACAACATCAGCTTCATGTATGATCATAGTTCATATCTAGGAGCACAGTAAAATCATGGAACACTTTCATGAGTTCAtcacaaaaaattagtaaaacaaTACTGATAAAAACTTTGAGGTAAATTGGCATAATTCACCTCAAGTCTAGTTTGAGTATCACATTATTCGACTTAACATATCATGGTAGATATAAACAGAAAATCATACTTACACTCCCATTCCATAGCTATTTAGGTAGCACTAAATAACTCAGTTTTTCCTAACAAACGAATCATTCGCTTAGAATGTGATAAACCTATCATAACTCAggatatgctgcggttctcagGACAAATGTTGATAAGCTACGAGACAGAGAAAAGCATTCTGTCATGGGCTCACGGAAGATAGTAAGGCTATGTGCAAACTAAAATCTATATCATTGTAAAAACGAATTTCTCAAgtcaaactataaaaaaaggGAAGACAAGAGGGGATGTAGATCATTTAAGCCAAGATCTCCCCTTCTTGAAGCAAAAAGCTAGAGTCAAATTATCAAATATAGTTGGAAGCAaagttaaaacaacaatttcaCTAGCTATAACTCTCGACAAATTATGGATCAGCAATAAAGCAAGACAAAGAATAGTAAAGTACATTTATGGAAGGTTCAATCACAAGAGAACCCATTACAGTTCATTTTAACTGATATACAGAGCATCGTCCTATACAGATATAAATCTAGTTCTCGCTCCAGTTTTGATGTTTCTTTTCTTGCTTTGGTAACTTCAAGACCTGATATACAATAATAGTAAtgctttttattatattttgaaagTGATCGTAAGCGGAAGATAACAAAGATTGACCAAAGTGGAGGTTGGTTTTGCTAATGGTCATCTATCAAACGCTCACGCAGGGAACACGTGCAAAGTACGCGACTTTTTACATGGAAGTAAAAGGCTCAAATCAAGGGATAGTTGCCGAAATATATTCACAGCTAGGCCTCACCAAAACCTCCATCAcgacatcaaaaaaaaaaaaatctcctCCATCACATAGGTCCTTGGATTAGCCAACGCACGATAGCACGTACGATTAGGTCATGGGTATCACTGATATTCTAAAAAAAGATCTTAACTCCTGATTAGGAAGCAGCAGGCAGAAGAAGGTACTACATTCTTGATTCTTGTTGATAAAAAGTCAACAAGGTTCAATAAAGAAACAAAGCTTAGTTACTCTAACAATTCATTTTATCCAACAACCaaatcaaaccctaatttgAAATTAATGTACTTAAAACACAACAGCTTCTGAGCAGCAATGCAATATGCAACTTCGTTTTGCGCATTGTATTACATTACAACCATAAAACCACACATAGCCATACCATTGATCATGAACTTACAAACCCAAATAAATATAGCAATAAGTGACATGTGATTAGacttaaatcaaaaaaatgcaaaaacacCAATCCCAACCTACACAATACACATGCATATCAATCCAGACTTATCCAGATTCCATCAGTTAACACACGGTGTAAAAAAGGAGAAaccaaaatcaaatcaaacttAAATTGCACCGCTAACAAGGAAGCCCCCAACAAAAGGAATGGCATGCACCTTTGAGCAAATAGGTTGAAAATGTCGAGCTTTTGATTTAGTGcttaggtttttttttaaaaaaaaaaaaaaactcaataaaATTGTCAAAGTTTGTACAAGTATAAAACTTTAAAATCGGCATTAATTAGCAATTAACACACAAAAAACTTTTAAGTAACACAGAATTCCAACTAAAACCCAATTGCTTAAAAAGCCTCTACAACCTAAAGTTCACATctttatacaaaataataaacaaaaacaaatacccataaggaaaaaaaaaagaccaCTAACGAATTTCCACAGCTAAAAAGttgaaaataaaacataaattcaACTAACACTCAAGTGAATACACCAAGCAAGAGATCAGAACATATAAAACAGTAAACAATTAcataaatcaaagaaaacccaaaaaaaattgatcaaaatggcataaattcaaattaaagaacagagaaaaaaaagtgaagatttagaaaagaaaaaacctCAAGAAAAAGAGGTCGAAGTTCATTGAGAATAGTACGCATCTTAAAGTAAGGAGAACTTTGAAGAAGGTAAAGATGATCTAAAGGTCTCTTTTTGGAGTTGAAATTAGTGTTATTTGCAATCGAAGAAGGATAAATTGGTTGTGGCGGGAGATTTGATACTGCTGGAATTTGATTTTGGTGGGTATTTGTTGTGGTTGGAGTAGTTGAAGAGGGTACTGTGGGTTGTACTGAAGACGCCATTTTTTTCTctcctcttctccttcttcctctactttctccttcaaATCCGGTGGTTTCTCTCACTAGAGTTTTGTTTGAGAAAGGATGTTTTGGGTCTTAATGTTTGTATGGGTGCTTCTCTTGGTTAGATctaaattgcaatttaaattcTTGAGCTTCCTAAGAGGTACTCGTAAATAAGGATGGGCAAAGAGCCATTAAACCAATGCATTATGTGAATCACTTATTCACTATATTAACATAATGGTTGTACCGTTTTTCATTGTATTGCCCCCGGTTCGATTTTCACTccctacaaaataatatttttagttgtgtaTGATTATCTTTATCTCAAATTAAAAAGTACACTATATTATATGAGTTTTACcaatttttcaaaaatggttaaaaagtCGGCAACTTAACCTATGCCAAATCACATATTTTGTGCGTCTTTGCCTTTTaaccattttattttataatattttatttaaaatttgtacATGATAGCTTAGAGGAAATAGACGGTTATAAAAAAGATTATTCTTTACAGTTTGTTACAAATAGACAATTCGAATCACTAGATGAATTGTATGTTTGGACTTTAGACTGATGAAATAACTAATCCCATTGAATTTCATTCACTTGTGCTTCTTATAAGCATAAATGAGGTCAATCTACAGTcagatatatatttatgttataATCAATATGGTATTAGATACTGACGTAAACTTGGTGAACAACTGTAAGGTAAGAGTGTGTGCTAATTAGTGGTAAATCAAGACACGaccaatttttttcattttactaGGAGATTCGTGTTAAAGAAGCTAGACTTCCAAACGAAATTTGTGATCATAT
This genomic window contains:
- the LOC130811298 gene encoding uncharacterized protein LOC130811298, whose amino-acid sequence is MASSVQPTVPSSTTPTTTNTHQNQIPAVSNLPPQPIYPSSIANNTNFNSKKRPLDHLYLLQSSPYFKMRTILNELRPLFLEVLRVPNFQSSEAVGRIQEKMKIMVDLCREQQKAEKVPVSSGASWVQKPADQERRFPVGSNLEKQTQGINKITGTYIVGGSAFGWNFITFHGTKPEYYGRTKEAFRAGK
- the LOC130811297 gene encoding serine/threonine-protein kinase BSK3-like isoform X2 encodes the protein MGAQGSKLGTCCLGSPKTAVLEVPDVGNEEDNGLSLPAFREFTYEQLKNATSSFAVENIVSEHGEKAPNVVYKGKLENQTRIAVKRFNRSAWPDARQFLEEARSVGQLRNQKLANLLGCCCENDERLLVAEYMPNSTLAKHLFHWDAQPMKWAMRLRVVFHLAQALEYCTTRGRSLYHDLNAYRILFDADCNPRLSCFGLMKNSRDGKSYSTNLAFTPPEYLRTGRITPESVIYSFGTLLLDLISGKHIPPSHALDLIRDRNLQMLTDSCLEGQFSNDDGTELVRLASRCLHYEPQERPNTRSLISALTPLQKEIEVPSHVLMGVPHSASSLPLSALGDACVRRDLTAIHEILDTLGYKDDEGVANELSFQMWTDQMQQSLESKKKGDSSFKQKDFKSAIERYTQFIDGGMVSPTVHARRSLSYLMSDMPQPALEDAMQAQVISPVWHIALYLQAAALFALGSDNQAEEALKEATTLEANRTGTDTK
- the LOC130811297 gene encoding serine/threonine-protein kinase BSK3-like isoform X1, encoding MGAQGSKLGTCCLGSPKTAVLEVPDVVTGNEEDNGLSLPAFREFTYEQLKNATSSFAVENIVSEHGEKAPNVVYKGKLENQTRIAVKRFNRSAWPDARQFLEEARSVGQLRNQKLANLLGCCCENDERLLVAEYMPNSTLAKHLFHWDAQPMKWAMRLRVVFHLAQALEYCTTRGRSLYHDLNAYRILFDADCNPRLSCFGLMKNSRDGKSYSTNLAFTPPEYLRTGRITPESVIYSFGTLLLDLISGKHIPPSHALDLIRDRNLQMLTDSCLEGQFSNDDGTELVRLASRCLHYEPQERPNTRSLISALTPLQKEIEVPSHVLMGVPHSASSLPLSALGDACVRRDLTAIHEILDTLGYKDDEGVANELSFQMWTDQMQQSLESKKKGDSSFKQKDFKSAIERYTQFIDGGMVSPTVHARRSLSYLMSDMPQPALEDAMQAQVISPVWHIALYLQAAALFALGSDNQAEEALKEATTLEANRTGTDTK